TCCTGTAGAATCCTTACCAACTAGAAGGATTTTAACTTCCAGTGTTACCCTATGGGCTAGGTCCCTGACATGCATGTCTAGCGTTGCCTCACGTAGCTCATAGGGCCCCACTGACATTTGCTCTTGTGACCTTCTGCCACAGAGAAGACATAGTGGAACACAGCAGGAATCTGACTGAAGCAGATCTAACGTGGTGCCTAAAACACGTCATTGCATAAAGATCAGCAAAACTTGGGGCAAGAGCATTCTGCTACCAGGACTGATTCCATTGCTCCTTCATTAGATCTGTGGATCGCTGTGCATGTCACGGGATATACTGAAACCTGGGCTTTGGTAGACCACTGTGTAGCTCTGACTTGATCATTGTGCTATAATTGTTCAGACTATTGTTTTATCATAATTTTCTTTGATATTCCTGATGTTAAAAGCTGTTTGCGAGACAAGATATTCACCTCCCTATTCTCCATCAGATTGTTACATGCTAACGGTGCCTAATCACTGTGTTTAACCAAAGGTTACAACTCCCATCCCTTGATGAAAATTAGAcagttttgtaatatttaaaaacatatgttCATTGCATTGCATGGACTCTCGCACAATGCACGGCACGTCTAGTATTTTGTTCATCTGGGAAGCTTGCTGGAGAACAAAAGATCTTGCTACCATTATTTCTTCCTTACCATTAAGGTCCCAGCGTAAAATGATAAAATCATGGCTTCTCTCTCAGTTCGGTTGGGATAGATGTATCTGCTGTGAAGCGGCAAATTCCTATCCAGGGTAATCGGAGGGAATATAAGTAAAGAGGGTTAGCCTGAAAGATATTGGACCTGATTCATGCctgagttactccagttttacactggtgtaaatccattgcaGGACGGGGGCCTCCCCCTGTTCATACTCACCTTTTCCCTTCTGCCAAGGGACTTTGGGCTTCTGAATCATTCAGCCACAGTAAAGCAACACTGATGGCCAAGTCGTAATGAGCCTGAAAGCAGAACAGAAAGGCAGAATGGTGCAGGAATGAGGGCACTAGCCTCGGACTCCTACTCTGCTACAAACGTCCtatgtgaccgtgggcaagtcacttagggccagattgttaACGCTATTTAGGAACCTAGTGGGCTTTTCAAAACCACCGAGGTGCctaaaactcattgatttcaatgggtgttgggCACGTCGGTGCTTTAgtaatcccactaggcacctaaatgtcGTTTAAAACTCTGGCCTGTAGTCTCTGTGCcgcagttccccatctgtacaatagacTGCCCTACCTCACCTGGGGTGCGGTGAGGATAAATACCTTAAAGGCTGAGAAGTGATCGCCTACTATCGTGATGGGAACCACATCCACCTAGATAGATAGAAtcaaaaatgctattttgtaaAATGCGAAACATTGTGATCAGCTGCTGCAGGGGTCGCCTGAATAGGCCACCCAGCTTAGCCTGTTCTAGCACCTTATCATTTGCAGATCATGAATACAGCAAAAATTGCCTCCAGGCAGGCTGAGTCCTTTGCCCTACAGCTGAAGGCTACATTCTGCGACTTACATTTTGATGGTCTCTGAACAGAGACATAACACTAAATGTTGGCACTCATTCTGGGGCTTTCTGCCAGACATAAGGACAGCCATAAAGCTCCATCGCAGAATGGGGCACCCCCAGAGCTGATCCTGGGGGAATACAATATGCTATGATAATTTAAAGGGACGCCATCCGCTTGAAAATCTAAAAAGTGTGCACCTGCCATCAGTACAACACCCAGGGATTAGAACtgaaaggaaggggggaaaaaacttctcTCTTTGTtacctttgtgcatttgacagcactctgGGCTAGATCGTGGATTTGCCATGAGCCCCAAGTAAGGTGCAGACCTGGGACTAGAGGAAAGCCACTTGAGTCCTTGAGACCACTTCTCCCTTGTGCCAAGGGAAAGAAAGCTGCACCAGCCCTTTGCCAGGCACAGCTTACTTCTGCCTCAATGCTGGTTCATTTTTATTGGCTGGCGCCTTTGGGGAGGGTGGAGTCAAGGCTTCATCTACTAGCCTCTCAAAAGCCCTTCCTTATCAACAACTTCATATATTTTTCCCTAGCTGTACAATAGATGCTGAACTTTGTCACAGTTGACTGGTCACAGTATCCTGAGACCATCTCATAGAACGTTTATAGGGCTATAAGGTGAATAATATTGggctttgcccacctctgacttctagatttttttcctttacgGATAATGTTAGCAAGTGATCGCGTAAAGATTAACTTGATCTATAAGTGAAAAGATGCTCCAGGCCTGCAACTGACTTCACGTGAGTGGATCCCTGCAACCATGTAAAGTCATCATAGCGCTAAAAACAAGTTTTCAGCGAAGTTTGTAAAATAATGGATATCTTCCACCTACAAGTGTAATAACAGgaagaaatcctggctccaatgaagtcaatgggaatcttgtaTTTCATAAACATTACCTACCTAGTCCTCACATGACAATCACCATGTGGTAGGTTTCATAACTTATTTTTTTATCCCAGAAGGGATAATTATGAGCATCTAGTTTGATCTCCCGAGCAGCACAGGGCCATGGAATGTTACCCAggaatttctgcatcaagacCAAGTAGCAGATAAATACTACTTCCatgttagagatggggaaactgaggttaaATGGCTTGGCCTTGGCCAAAGAAGGCCTCATTAAGCCTGTTTATGCTACTAAACGAACTGCTCTAAGCATGATTAATACAGTTGGTCCCCAAGGAATTACATCACATAGTTTGCTTCTGTCAGTTTGAATTAATCCAAATGAGTTAATACCAAGTAAAATCAGTTAATTTTAGCTCTCATACGGCAAAAGAGctggagtaacattttcaaaaactaagtgacttaggaacataAGAGTCTAGGGTCATTGAAAGTCAGTAGGATTTATGAACCTGTCTCTTTTGaaaaagggatttaggtacttttgaaaatgttatatgCAACTGATCTCTAGATAGTTTCCCTCTCTTCTAGATAgataaaacacatttgtttacgGATACTAATAGCAAGTTATTTAACTGCATCAAACCAGGCACCCTTCAGTTCTTTCATTCAGGAATTAAGAATGCAAGATTAGAATAAGAAGTCGTCTGGTTACCATATCATCGAGAAAGGTGGGCTGCTGTCTTCCTTTCGGGTCGAATTCATTTTCCCGAAGTCTGATGCCAACATAATCTCCCCTAAAAGCAAGAGAGCAGCTTTGAGTTACAGCCTGTGCTAGGCATGCCACTGCATTAGAAGATGGAGTAAGGCAACTCTCAAAAGCCAGCATACAATCAGGGCTGTGTTTACTGTAGTTCAAAGCTTCACAATCTGCTGCAAGGTTCAGCAGGTATCCCAGCCGCCGATGGCAGCCTCCTTCTGACATggaaaaccatttatttttgcAATCTCAGCTTCCATCTCTATACTCTGAGCTATGGACCTGGCTGTCTGCATCCCCCAAAGGCTTGGAAATAAAGGGAGAGGGCAATGGTAAGCAAAGTATTCAGCCTGAAGTCCTGCTTGGGACAGGCTTCCCTGGCTCTTTGCTGGTGGTGCTGTTGCAATAAAAGCAATGAGCATACAGTAGGGATGTCACTGCACAACCACCAGCCTGAAAGGGCTGCTTCGTTGGGGTTTGGGTTTCTGAAGCTGCAACCTGTACTTAGACTTGTCCGTACTCACTCAAACAAGGAGCCTCAGTGAAGTCAGGTGTGAGCCTCCTATTGAATATAATGGAAGTTGAATTACATCCCTGGAGAAGCTGTACGTGGAGAGGAACCCAGGTTCTCTGGATCTAAGAGCATGACCTTCTACTACGTGAGATAAAGGATGTAGCCTGTTAGCTTAAAGGCAGTAACTCTAGTGCCCAGACCCTACCTGTTGTGTGGTCCAGGCACTAGACAGGAACCATAACCCACACTGCCAGCATGAGTTCTCTATGTGCATAGCTCAGGGCAGTGGTAGGCTCTGAATCATGGCGGTTTACCTATCTAGTGCATATCAAAGGAGGACAGTGGGAGCTGGCCAGCATGCCCAGGGAAGGCTTCCCAGACTTTCCACAAGGGAAAGCCGGAGGACACATGTAAGGTATGTCAGACAGAACCTTTACAACACAGTCATTGCTAGCTACAGTGCAGTATGGGAACTACCTGGCAGTTGGTACTTACAAGAGTTTTTCAATCTCTTTTTTTAGGCGTTTCCTTTCCatggatgggggtggaggtgggtttCTAGttggtggggaggctgccacaaCCCAGACTGTTTACTAAGATCCAGCCTAAAGAGTGAAAGGAACAGAAAGACAGATCACTATGTGTCAGTATTACAAGGACTGAACCAAAGCCATCGAGGAATTAGCAAAAGCTATTTCAATACCCCGACAAAAACATGGGCGCCGCAGAAGTGGCAGAGTAGTAGTACACCAGTGGGGATGTAACAGGAAGGGAAAGCAGACAAGACGTTCTGGTAATACAAGTAAACAGCAGCAGTAACAGTTCAGGGTATCCTTGTGCCAAGCCTTGAAcgtgaggatgaggagtttgaccGTGATGTGAAATGTGGCAGGAAGCCAGTGCAGGGATTCGAGCAGGGAGGGGCGACACCTCTTTTAGGTAGGACGCCTATACGCTTACGTGTTTCTAGAGCACCCATCACAGCAGCATCTGCATGGTTAAGTAACTTAGATGTGTCTAGTATTGTCCATACAGGGCATCAGAACAAATCCTGCTCATCAACTCTTCTAGTTCCTAAGGCTTTTCCTGTTTCTCCATCCACCTAATGTGGGAGTATTAGTAGTCCCTAAGGGACAGGACTGGAAAGGGGGCCAACGAGATGATTTTGGTTGGATGGGTTGGAAAGAGGACAGGCTGGACAGGAGAAGGCTACAGCAGGCCAGGGTGGAGATAATAAGGGTATGAGCGAAAGTTATGGCAATGTTTTGTACACGGTTCACAAGTCAAATTACATGCATTACTTCCCCTTGACCACGGGTTTACAGAGTTCATGAAACCACAAACATTTAGGTTCAAACATGCAGTGAGAATGCTGTTTATATGTCTGTCTAATGTGCCCATCACCACTGTATTTAGGTGCCCTCTTTAATAGGCATCAAAAACGACAGCACTTATGTACAGCATTAACGTGCCAAAATGCCAACACAATTGCTTGCCACGAA
The sequence above is a segment of the Trachemys scripta elegans isolate TJP31775 chromosome 11, CAS_Tse_1.0, whole genome shotgun sequence genome. Coding sequences within it:
- the C11H2orf80 gene encoding uncharacterized protein C2orf80 homolog isoform X2, whose protein sequence is MERKRLKKEIEKLLGDYVGIRLRENEFDPKGRQQPTFLDDMAHYDLAISVALLWLNDSEAQSPLAEGKRNLPLHSRYIYPNRTEREAMILSFYAGTLMGHWIHPFNLSLHPFAMLTAPKAAEHAWKQSVKFQKAAANQHATTNSTRTNKDCKQSESPSTANQPDNKGSRKQLKQGIFPEDLAPKSGKEAEM